The region CCATCGATGGATTACGGTGGTCTAAGGACGAAAGCTGGGGCAATTATTACGTCAAACGGGTAAAGGATGTCCCTGTCGAAACCCTTACGGATGCCATCATGTATTCGGATAACATCTATTTAGCGCAAGAGGCGATGGAGATCGGCGCGGAGGCTTTCACCAGAGAAGCAGAGACATTCGGTTTCGGATTAGAGCTACCGATCGCTTACCCGTTTCCTCAAGCGAGTTTATCCAACGAGGGAATAACGAGTGACATCTTATTGGCGGATTCTGCATACGGACAAGGACAGGTTCAGATGACCCCGTTGCACCTGGCTTTGGCGTATACCCCGTTTATTAACCGTGGGGAACTGATCAAACCGGTGCTAGAACTTGCACAGGACGTGGAGCCGGTGAGCGAAGCGTGGGGCAAAATTATAGATTCTGAAACGGCGGATACGGTGAACAACATGCTGCTTGAGGTTGTGGAAAATCCCGAGGGTACGGGACACGGGGCAACCATAGAGGGTCACCGTATTGCCGGTAAAACGGGTACCGCGGAACTAAAAAGGAGCAAAGAGGAGGAAGGACAAGAGAACGGATGGTTTGTCATGTATGATGCGGAGCAAGAGGATCTATTAGTGACCGTCATGATCGAAGATGTGCAACATCGCGGTGGGAGCGCTTATGTCCTACGGAAAACGGCTGCGGTTGTTCGAGAGTACTTTAACGCTCAGTAGTCCAAGGCGAGCGTAAATCGTTTGGTGAAGGACCAATGGGGGAAAGGGGAGGGGAGAAGGTGCCGAATCATACTAAAGCAAGATCTTTATCTTTCCGCTTGAATATTTTATTTTTGATCACGTTTGGGCTGTTTTCTGTTCTCATTTTTCGCTTAGGATTTTTGCAGATTGTACACGGTGAAGAATGGCGTCATCAATCAGACACGACCGTACGAAAAATCATGGTCGAGGCTCCGCGCGGCAAAATCATGGATCGCAACGAAGAGGTATTGGTTCAAAATACACCGATCTATACGGTGACCTATACAGAGAATAGTCGTTTTTCCCCTCATAATCGGGAGATCGTAGCAGAACGTCTGGCAAAACTGTTGGATTGGGATAAGGGAGCCATACTTCATGAGATGGACAAAGGGGTTCCCTTTGCCCCAACGAGAATCAAACAGGATTTATCATTTGAGACTGTTTCAAAGATAGAAGAAAATCGAGCAGAACTGCCCGGCATCGATATGATGATTGACGCAGAGAGGGCGTATCCATACGGCCCACTTTTTCGACATTTCTTGGGGAAAGTGGGGCCTATTCAGGCTGATCAACTGCAGTATTACCAATCGAGGGGATATCGCATGAATGACATGGTCGGAACCAGTTACCTGGAGTGGCAATATGAGGAGCAGTTGCGGGGGAAAGAAGGTGTGATCGAAGTGACGGTCGATCGTCAACTGAAACCGATGGGTGATCCCGTCTTCAGTCCTGGTCAGCGCGGGAACGATTTAGTGCTGACGATTGACCGTAAGTTGCAACAGACGATTGAAAATGTCATTGAGGACACCATCGCCGAAAATGACATGGTGGATGAAGCTTTTTTCGTGGCTATGAATCCTAAAACGGGTGAAATTCTTGGCATGTCTAACGATGTGAGAACAATCGGAGCAGGCAAAACGTCATATGCCATGGGTTCTACGGTTAAAATGGCCACTGTCCTTATGGGGCTTCAGGAAGGGGTTGTGACGCCGAACACGACGATATATGATACGCCGATGCGCATTGGAAATCTAACCAAAAAATCGTGGACAAATCTAGGGAATGTGAATACGTTAACAGCGTTACAGCGATCATCTAATATCTTCATGTTCCGTATTGGACTTGACTTGAATCATCGTTTAGGAGACCGCCAGGAAGCATTTGACCGAGCGCATTATTATTTTTCACAGTTCGGGTTAGGGGTTAAGACCGGCATCGATCTTCCCGAAGAGTATGATGGATATAAAAGTGACGCAACATTGTTAGGGCTATTGGCCGACTTTATGATTGGACAATATCATAATTATACCCCGCTACAATTAGCTCAGTATGTCTCCACCATCGCCAACGATGGCTATCGTATGCAGCCTTATGTGGTAAAGGAGATTCGTCGAGGGACTACGGGGGAAGTAGACTTGCTGCAGGTGGTGAAGAAAACGGAACCTAAAGTCCTTAATCGCGTGGATATGAGTGATGACGATATTCAACTCGTCAAACGGGGAATGGAGATGGTGACAGAGCCAGGTGGTACTGCTTATCGTATATTTCGTGACTTCCCTGTAAAAGTCGCAGCTAAAACGGGAACGGCACAAACGGTTGAGGCTGACGGTTCTTTTGGGAACAACCATACCTTGCTTGTCGGTTATGCCCCTGCCGATGATCCGCAGATTGCTTTTGCTTCTGTTGTACCCAAATCGCAGAAGTCGAATTCCCAGGGGCAAGTGGCCTACGCCCAGTTGATTACCAAACAGATTCTAACGGCGTTCTTTGATTTAAATGAACATAGAGAGTAGAATAAGTCCAGAGATGCGTGAATGACACAGGATAGCAGTAAAATAGGGGAATCCTTACGTCCGTTCTTACTCAGGCCAAATGTGTTAGCCTTCGTCGGTAAGTCGGTAACTCGAGCTGCGCTCAATGGTTACTTCGCAAGGCTAACACATGAGAATCAACAATCAAGAGCCCCTCATGAAGGCGATAGATAGGCTCTCCTGTACATCGCTCCATGCCTGATTCGGGGCCCTACCTCGGGGCACTCCGTTTTGTCCAAGAATCTTATCGTGGGCTAGTAGTAGATTGATAAATCCCTTCTTCCTCTAAGATGGCCAATGCGATATTGGCAGCCGCGCGCCCACCTGACTGCTTGTCACCTTGGATATGAACCGCAAAGACGTAATAATTCTCTCGTGATTCTACATATCCCACAAACCAACCATCTATATCTTCTCCGTTAAGAACAGCCGTCCCCGTTTTACAATATAAGCGAAGACCATTCGATTCCTCCAGAAGCAAGGCGTCCTTCACCGTTTCAACGTTCGTCTGGGCAAATTCGAAATCATTAAGATAGAACTTCTTCAATAATTCTACCTGTTCGACAGGAGAAATCTTGAGGGAATCCAGCCAATAATCTGAGATATGACCGGATAGATTTCTGTTTCCGTAGTTTATTTGTTCGTAGTAGTGCTGTAATGTCTCTTTACCCATCTGTTGATCAAGATGCTGGAAATACCATGTGGCTGAGCTTTCCATCGCAGAGAATAAATCATGGTCCTGATGCCATTCCTCATACTGATAGACTGTGCCATCCCACGTCAGATTTGAATCCTCCTTAGTAATAATCCCGGACTCTAGCGCAAACAATGCACTGAATATCTTATAAGTGGAGGCGGGTGCATATCTTGTCGTACTTTCCTCTTCATTATAGATGGTATACTGATCCTTGCTTGCATCATACAGTACCGCACTTCCGGAACGTTCGTCAAAGAAGTTGTCATTTTTGTACGTCACATTCGTATAAGCAAAATCATGTTTATCTTTGTTCATAGCCATGACAGATAAAGAGGGGATACTCATTAGAATGACGGCTAACACAGTGACGAAGACGAGCGCGCTTTTCAGTTTAAGCGGACGTGATTCTGCTTGAAAATTTAAGATGGTCGCCAGGCGTCTCTTGACTTGTTTGTAGGAGTGGCTCATTTCCGAAGCCGTTAGCAAAGAGGATGTTCGTTGAGAAAGAGAAGCAAATTTTAAAATTACCTCAGCATAGTTAAGATGCGCTTCCTGCTCTAGTGATGTTAAAACGGCATAATCACAAGACATCTCCATCTCCGTTTTCATTTCCCTTAAGAAATACCAGACGAGCGGATTAAACCAATAGACCGTTTGAAACAAACACATGACGTAATTTACAAGCATATCTCTACGTTTACAATGGTACAGCTCATGAAGCAAAACACATTTCAGTTCCTCAGTAGAAAACATAGACATATGATCGGGTAGGACAATATAGGGGCGGATTAGCCCAAACGTTATAGGGGATTTGACCAATGAAGAGTGCCCTAATATAACGTCTTTATGAATATGGAGTTTCTTTTTGCATGCAGAAAAAACCGTGAGTAACGGTTTGTTTTCAACAACGTGTAGACTTTTCTTTATTTTACCGATTCTTAGAATGCTAGATAACGTCATTAGAAGCACAGCGATCATGCCGGTGATCCACAGGAGGAAAAAACTGACCTCCATCATACCGAATGAGGATTGTTCAATGGACATCGAAAAGTCTTGTAGCCAATGTGTGTTCTGTAGCATTGCTTGTGTCGTGTTCCCAGCAGCAGCACTATCCGAAGCGTTCGACTCACTCATGCCCACGCTCATGATCCAGTCATAGAATGGTTGTAAAGTTTGAGACTGTAAGGGGATAAAAGGAGCAACTAAGGCCAAAAGAGAAATCAAACTCATGTGATACTGGCTATTCACAGTGATGTGGCTCTTGACGGCTTTTTTAATGAAGATAATGATGCAAAGGATCACAGATAATAGGAGATGACTGATGAGAAAGGGTGTAAAGAAAGAAAGGTCCATGTTATTCCTTCTTTCTGTTCTTATGTTCTTCTAACATGTGATACAACTCATTAATTTCATCATCCGAGAGCTTATCTTTTTCCAAAAAGTTCAACACCATAGAATGAAGGGCACCATCGTAAAAACGATGTAAAAAACTATCACTCTCGACTTCGATGTAATCACTTTGGGCTACATTCGGTGTATAAACAAAGACGCGACCTTCCTTATGGTTACTTAAGGCCCCTTTTTTCAGTAGCCGTAACAACATTGTTTGAATGGTTTTTGGGCTCCATGTCGCTGTTTGGGATAGCTTCTCAACCACCTCATTCGTATTGATGGGATGATGCTTCCAGATAATTTTCATTACTTCTAATTCAGCTTCCGAAATTTGAGGTAAATCTTTCATACAAACCACCCTTAAACTTACGATTGTAATAATATTATTATAGGGTTCAACTTTTGTGAAGTCAATGAGGATCAGCCGAATAGCAGGGATAAAGGAATAGAAACTCAAATACTGCAATGTCAGCACATTTAAAATATATAAACACATGATCAGAGATAGAGGCTGATTTAGAACTCATTATACAGCCTTATTTGCCTTCTTTTACAGGTTGGAGAGTGTGCTAACGAGCAGGTTAATGGAACATTTCAATTTATTTGTGCGTCTAGTAACAAAGGAATGTGTTAAGGGGGTGGTTTTTTGAGAAATAGAATATGTCTCATATTAATTGGATTGTTCATCATTTCTGGTTGTGGTCAAGAGAGCTTAAATGAACATCATAAACAGTACTTAGCAGATAGAGGGTGGGAAATTAACAAAGCGACTGAAGTCAAAACCTACATATTAAACATGCCACAGGAAGTGCTAAGTGATTATGAAGCGAGCGGGATCACCTTCTTGGAAGATTATGTAGGCCAAGAAGTGACAAGCCATACTTACGAGTTAAAGGAAACAGATACTGATGGGGAACGTTTAAAAGCAGTCGTATTTGAAGCCGAAGACGACATTATTGGAGGTTTTGGCGTACTTCCTAATTGGTCACCAGGTAGATTTGATTTGAGCGAAAAAGAACGTTTAATCAATGATAATAAGATTAAACAGTAAAAATTTAAGTAAGGTTATAGTAGGTGGCGTAACATATTTTGTGTAAGCCCATAAAAATAGCCTGTTGAGCTTTTTTAACAGGCTATTTTGACGTGAAATATCTTTAACGATACTACGTCAGATGTACCTTGACAGTGAAAGGATAGTGGTATACTATTAAGTCAGTCAGTACTGACATTATTTTGGGGGTTGAGTAACGAATGGCTTCAAGTCGAAAAAAGGAAACTTCAGAAAAAATTATGGATGCGGCTATTGAGCTGTTTTCTAAGAATGGATTTGACGGTGTGACAACAGAGGAAATCGCTGCCGCAGCTGGTTTTAGTGAGAAGACGTTGTTTCGCCATTTCAAAAGTAAGCAGAATTTATTAGAGCAGGCCATTGATCGCTATCACTATGCAGATGAAATGCGTGCGATTTTTGACAATGAGCTTAGTGGGAATGTATATGATGATTTGAGGTTAATTAGTGAGAATTACCACAGGATTATGTACCGAAACCGCAAGATGCTGCGAGTGATTATGAAAGTCGGAAATAACCTTCCGGGACTGCATCAATATGCTCATAGGCATCCGAGAGCATTGCAGGAATTTTTAACTCAATATTTTGGGGATATGAAAAAACAAAATAAACTGCGTGATGTAGATGAAGAAAAGGTAGCGATTACTTTTTTGTATATGAACTTTGGTTTAGCACAGGGAAGAATGAATGAGGACCCGGCGTTTTCTGATGAAGAATTTAAAGCATTGTTGAAAGAAAGTGTTGACCTTTTTACTAGGGGATTAACTCCCTAATTAAACTCCCTCATCATTTTTTTACTATAAAGCATCATTAATATCAACGAAAGCATAAGAAAAACTAAAACTTCTATTAAGATTGGGTAAGAAGCCAAGTTTTTCTTTACTGCTATAAATGTCAGTCAGTACAGACTAACCTTAAGGAGGAATGAGAATGATAAATATAATGAGGAAACGCAATGAAACGTTGCTCATTTTAGTGATGTTAACCGTTACCCTGTCCTCTATGAGTATTCTGCTTTTCAACTTTGTCCTTCCGTTAATCCGGGAGGAGTTTCAACTCAATAGCTCCCAAGTCAGTTGGGTTACCTCTTCGTATACGCTTTTATACGGAATTGGAACGGCTATTTATGGAAAAATGGCCGATCGTTACAAACTGAAGCACTTGTTAACATTTGGCTTAATTGTATTCAGTTTAGCTTCTTTACTTGGCTTCTTTTCCACTTCCTACTGGCTGCTGTTGGTCGCAAGATGTCTACAGGCTATCGGAGCTGCATCTATTCCGGCGGCTGCAACGCTAATCCCGATTCGCTATTATCCATTGGAACAGAGAGGCAAAGCGATGGGTACCGTATTTGCTGGTGTCGCGCTAGGAAATGCACTTGGTCCAATGACTTCCGCAATGATTGTTAGTGTGTTGGATTGGAGGTGGTTGTTTGCGGTTCCAATGTTACTGGTATTCACCTTACCCCTTTATATAAAATTTCTGGGAGACGAACAAACGACGGAATCAAGAATTGATTGGCTGGGCGGCGCTTTGTTGGCAGTCAGTGTGGCACAATTTTTATTAGCTGCCACGATTTATATAGGATGGGTGATTGGCGGAGTGATCGCGTTCATCTGTTTTATCACACGTATCCGTACTGCTAAGGATCCATTTGTGCAACCGGTGCTTTTTAAGAATCGAGCGTACACTTTTTATCTTATGCTAGCATTTGTTGTCACAGGCATTGGTTATTCTTTATTTTTCACCACTCCTTTATTTCTGGCAGAGGTGCATGATCTTCAAGCGAGTATTATTGGTTTAGTGATGGTGCCTGCCGCAGCAGTTACAGCACTTTTGAACCGGCAGGGAGGACAGCTGGCAGATAGCAAAGGTCCAAACGTTTTATTCTTTATTGCCTCGGTATTATTGTTCTCTTGTTACTTCCTTTTGTCCACGTTTATTGGTTCCAGTGTATGGCTGATTGCTTGTTTGCTTATATTGGGGTACGTAGGTCAATCGTTCATGGGGATTGTGATGTCGAGGTCAATTTCGTTAACGTTGCCGTCGAAGCATGCAGGTATAGGTATGGGGTTGTTAATGATGCAAAACTTTATTTCAGGTTCGTTTGCTATTGCAGTTTATAGTAGGATCATTGATTTTGAAACAAGCCGTTCATGGAATCCGCTATCTGCCTCTTTGGCGGGATCTATCTACAGTAATCTCTTTCTAGGGTTGGCGATTTTGTGTGTGGCTGTTTTTGCTATATATCGTTATAACGTGCGACATAGTTCAAAAAGAAGCATGCGGGAAATTGAGGGATGAATATGTTGCACGTGAAGTCGTGTTACGTATTTCATAATGGTGAGAGGGGGTGATGTAGTGAAACTTAGACACTTAAATTTAACTGTTGATGATGTTGAAGCTTCTCGGAAGTTCTTAGAAACATATTTTGATATGAAATGGGTTGGCGGCAACGGAAAAGGGTTTGCTGTCATGTTTGATGATGACCAGTTCGTATTGACATTAATGAAAGGGATGAACGTTCAATATCCGAAAACCTTTCATGTTGGCTTTCCTCAAGAGAGTAGAGAAAAAGTGGACGACATTAACAAGCGTCTAAAAACTGATGGTTATGAAGTGGATGCTCCGATTGAATCTCATGGATATACCTTTTATGTTCAAGCTCCAGGTGAGTTTACTGTTGAAGTTATCAAAAGAAACGGGTAGAAAGTGATTAAATTTGATATAAAAATTGCAGACTGTAGACAAAGTACCTAAAGGTACTTCAGGTCTACGGTCTTTTTTGTAGAATGACGTTAAGGAAAAAGGATGAGGAGAATAGAAATGTTACGATCATTTTTATCATCAATGGGGTCCACGTATCGATGGATATAAGCCAGCTGACACGTTTAGTTTTGAATATTACGATGAACGTTTTAAAGGAAATGATCATTCAGAATCGATATTAGAAGTTTGGTTTGCACTTTCTAAACTTTAGGGTTTGTTAATTTTGTTAATCTTTAATGTTGCTCATTAGTTAAAAAATTACCCTACCTTCATTTTCAAAGGTTTCCCGTTCAAATAGAAATATCGTTACTACTAATCAAAAAGAGAATAGTGTTCTAATGATTGGCAAACCCTTTCCCAACAACAGTTTTCTTATCTACATCAACGAAAACAGTTAGTCTTCCCAAAGAATCTGTCTCTGTATTATTAAAAGTAACAGAATAAACCTCACTTTCGTCATAAAGGGATTAGCTTACAGACAGCTCAAATTTGAAAATGGATGACTGAGGAAAGACTTTCATTTTATATTCCTTAACGAGGCATTTTAGTTTAAGAGTAATAGACTATTTACGAACAGCCACCATTTGAGTGGCTGTTTCTATTTGTTATGATAAGATGTGTGAATATAAAGAAAACTCTTATAAGTGGGTGAAGATATGAATGTAACCATTCAAAATAAGCTTACGGCCTATTTCTGTATTTTAATCATATCCATGAGTGTCGTTACTTTTTATATTTATCAAAGTAGTGAGAGATCGATTCGTCAGTACGATGACATCCTGCAGAGGTTTCTGTTGTTAAATGAGATCACGCAACGGAACAACCAAGTACATGAGTTGTTCCAGTCCTATTTACTCGTGCCCACTGAGGATAAACGACGTCAGTATGAAGAGTACAGGGCAGACATTCAGCAGTTACAAGGAGAATTCGCTCAACTGGAGGTAGCTGATGAGGTACGTCCCATGCATAAAAACTATTATCATATGCTCTCCTATTTCTTTAATCGGATGGATCTGGCGATGGACACGTACACGAAGCACAGCTGGGAGCATTTTCAATATAGAGAAGATGTGCAGAAGGTGGCCTCATGGTTAAATGAAACGAGTCTATCTTTTATCCATCATGAATTGCAAAGTTATCATGAATTACATCATGGTATTTTAATGAAAAATCAGCATCACCTGTCCTTAGGATTGATGGCCGTCATTTTCTTTTTTAATCTGAGCCTGTTATTCACCTATGTGTTCTGTAAGAGAGTAACGGACCCCATACGGTTCCTCGCCAAACAAGCCAAAGAACTTTCCAAAGGGCGCTTTGATATTGAAGATGCACCAGAGAATAGGCAAGATGAGTTTGCGATCCTAAACCGGACGTTTAATCAGATGAAAAGAAGTATCCAGAAATTAATTCTCGAAATGAAGCAAAAAGCTGCGCTTGAAACGGAGCTGAAAGAACAAACGATACAAAATATTGAAATGAACCATCTGTTAAAAGAAATGGAACTGCGCACTTTACAGAATCAAATGAATCCGCACTTTTTATTTAATACGCTTAATACGTTATCCAAGATGGCCTATATTGAGGGGGCAGAAAAATCTAGCGATCTCATTGTTTCCGTGTCCAGCCTCCTGCGTTACTGCCTAAAGTCTTTAGATCAGCCGGTCACGTTAAAAGATGAGATTAATCATGTTCGTGATTATTTTGAGATTCAAAGGAGTCGTTTTGGCCAGCGCGTCACGTTTGATATGAATATTGACAGCAATGACTTATCTCACACTGTGCCACTTTTGACGTTACAGCCATTGGTTGAAAATGCGTGTATTCATGGCATTGATACGTTGGAGGAAGGCGCCGTCATACGTGTCAATGTTTATGATACACAGGGTCATACACTTATTGACGTTTATGATAATGGGGTAGGCATAGATGAAGAGACATTAGAAGAGACCTTATCTCATCTGCAAAATCAGCAGGTTCAACAGAACGACCTACAGTCAACGAATCGAAAAGGTCATACGACAGGGATTGGTTTATCGAATGTGTTCAAACGATTATCTTTATTCTATCAAGATCACAATGTCATGGATATCCATTCAAAACCAGGAGAAGGGACACGCATTCGATTAAAACTTCCCAAACAAAATACTCAATTAAATGAGGGGGTCTCATGATGTATAAACTTTTAATCGTTGACGATGAAGGATTGGAAAGACAAGCTTTAAGATCAATGTTAGAGCAGATGATGGATGATATAGAGGTCGTGGGTGAAGCGGAAAATGGGAGAAAAGCAATCGAACTAGCCGATCAGTTGAGACCCGATATTGTCACAATGGATATCAAAATGCCGGGAATGGATGGACTTGAAGCGATTGAAGAGATCCAAACCATTGAACCCAATGTTAAATTTATTGTGCTCTCAGCCTTTGATACATTCAGTTATGCTCAGGAGGCTATGAAGCTTAAAGTGACGCACTATTTGTTAAAACCGTATAAACGAGATGAATTAATAAAAACAGTTGGTGATATCTGCGGTCAAGTCGATCAAGAGCGTGAGGAACGTCAAGAAAAACGAGACTTAAGAGATCGGGTCGGACATGTTCAGAACCTAGCGGAAATAGAGTGGGTTTCGACTTTAATCCATGATCAGGTTCAGGATATGTCTCTACAAGAGTTAAATCACCTATTAGATATAAAGGTCCACTATGGCGTCGGTGTGATTCTTCATTGTTATACCAAAGATCAATGCCAGATGGATCAAGGGCAAAAACAGGCTTTGTATAGGCATATTAAAGCAACCATTAAAAAAAGAACACCATGCCTGGTGGGACCGATGATGGGGCAACATCTCCCTATTTTTATACTAAAAGAAAAAGAAAACCTGTCCATGTCCTTACGAAGTCATGCTGTCTTTGCTATACGTGATTTATTTAAAGCGGTCTCTAAGGATTCAACTTTCCGAACCATTCATGTATGTGCAGGCGTTGGCCGCCAATATGATTCGTTAGAAGGATTAAAACATTCTTACCACGAAGCATTGATTGCGTCCAGAGATCAGTTCTATAAAGCGAATATTCGTTTTTATGAAGATCTC is a window of Caldalkalibacillus salinus DNA encoding:
- a CDS encoding penicillin-binding transpeptidase domain-containing protein, which translates into the protein MPNHTKARSLSFRLNILFLITFGLFSVLIFRLGFLQIVHGEEWRHQSDTTVRKIMVEAPRGKIMDRNEEVLVQNTPIYTVTYTENSRFSPHNREIVAERLAKLLDWDKGAILHEMDKGVPFAPTRIKQDLSFETVSKIEENRAELPGIDMMIDAERAYPYGPLFRHFLGKVGPIQADQLQYYQSRGYRMNDMVGTSYLEWQYEEQLRGKEGVIEVTVDRQLKPMGDPVFSPGQRGNDLVLTIDRKLQQTIENVIEDTIAENDMVDEAFFVAMNPKTGEILGMSNDVRTIGAGKTSYAMGSTVKMATVLMGLQEGVVTPNTTIYDTPMRIGNLTKKSWTNLGNVNTLTALQRSSNIFMFRIGLDLNHRLGDRQEAFDRAHYYFSQFGLGVKTGIDLPEEYDGYKSDATLLGLLADFMIGQYHNYTPLQLAQYVSTIANDGYRMQPYVVKEIRRGTTGEVDLLQVVKKTEPKVLNRVDMSDDDIQLVKRGMEMVTEPGGTAYRIFRDFPVKVAAKTGTAQTVEADGSFGNNHTLLVGYAPADDPQIAFASVVPKSQKSNSQGQVAYAQLITKQILTAFFDLNEHRE
- a CDS encoding BlaR1 family beta-lactam sensor/signal transducer; its protein translation is MDLSFFTPFLISHLLLSVILCIIIFIKKAVKSHITVNSQYHMSLISLLALVAPFIPLQSQTLQPFYDWIMSVGMSESNASDSAAAGNTTQAMLQNTHWLQDFSMSIEQSSFGMMEVSFFLLWITGMIAVLLMTLSSILRIGKIKKSLHVVENKPLLTVFSACKKKLHIHKDVILGHSSLVKSPITFGLIRPYIVLPDHMSMFSTEELKCVLLHELYHCKRRDMLVNYVMCLFQTVYWFNPLVWYFLREMKTEMEMSCDYAVLTSLEQEAHLNYAEVILKFASLSQRTSSLLTASEMSHSYKQVKRRLATILNFQAESRPLKLKSALVFVTVLAVILMSIPSLSVMAMNKDKHDFAYTNVTYKNDNFFDERSGSAVLYDASKDQYTIYNEEESTTRYAPASTYKIFSALFALESGIITKEDSNLTWDGTVYQYEEWHQDHDLFSAMESSATWYFQHLDQQMGKETLQHYYEQINYGNRNLSGHISDYWLDSLKISPVEQVELLKKFYLNDFEFAQTNVETVKDALLLEESNGLRLYCKTGTAVLNGEDIDGWFVGYVESRENYYVFAVHIQGDKQSGGRAAANIALAILEEEGIYQSTTSPR
- a CDS encoding BlaI/MecI/CopY family transcriptional regulator — encoded protein: MKDLPQISEAELEVMKIIWKHHPINTNEVVEKLSQTATWSPKTIQTMLLRLLKKGALSNHKEGRVFVYTPNVAQSDYIEVESDSFLHRFYDGALHSMVLNFLEKDKLSDDEINELYHMLEEHKNRKKE
- a CDS encoding DUF4830 domain-containing protein, whose product is MRNRICLILIGLFIISGCGQESLNEHHKQYLADRGWEINKATEVKTYILNMPQEVLSDYEASGITFLEDYVGQEVTSHTYELKETDTDGERLKAVVFEAEDDIIGGFGVLPNWSPGRFDLSEKERLINDNKIKQ
- a CDS encoding TetR/AcrR family transcriptional regulator, with translation MASSRKKETSEKIMDAAIELFSKNGFDGVTTEEIAAAAGFSEKTLFRHFKSKQNLLEQAIDRYHYADEMRAIFDNELSGNVYDDLRLISENYHRIMYRNRKMLRVIMKVGNNLPGLHQYAHRHPRALQEFLTQYFGDMKKQNKLRDVDEEKVAITFLYMNFGLAQGRMNEDPAFSDEEFKALLKESVDLFTRGLTP
- a CDS encoding MFS transporter, which produces MINIMRKRNETLLILVMLTVTLSSMSILLFNFVLPLIREEFQLNSSQVSWVTSSYTLLYGIGTAIYGKMADRYKLKHLLTFGLIVFSLASLLGFFSTSYWLLLVARCLQAIGAASIPAAATLIPIRYYPLEQRGKAMGTVFAGVALGNALGPMTSAMIVSVLDWRWLFAVPMLLVFTLPLYIKFLGDEQTTESRIDWLGGALLAVSVAQFLLAATIYIGWVIGGVIAFICFITRIRTAKDPFVQPVLFKNRAYTFYLMLAFVVTGIGYSLFFTTPLFLAEVHDLQASIIGLVMVPAAAVTALLNRQGGQLADSKGPNVLFFIASVLLFSCYFLLSTFIGSSVWLIACLLILGYVGQSFMGIVMSRSISLTLPSKHAGIGMGLLMMQNFISGSFAIAVYSRIIDFETSRSWNPLSASLAGSIYSNLFLGLAILCVAVFAIYRYNVRHSSKRSMREIEG
- a CDS encoding VOC family protein; this encodes MKLRHLNLTVDDVEASRKFLETYFDMKWVGGNGKGFAVMFDDDQFVLTLMKGMNVQYPKTFHVGFPQESREKVDDINKRLKTDGYEVDAPIESHGYTFYVQAPGEFTVEVIKRNG
- a CDS encoding sensor histidine kinase, whose protein sequence is MNVTIQNKLTAYFCILIISMSVVTFYIYQSSERSIRQYDDILQRFLLLNEITQRNNQVHELFQSYLLVPTEDKRRQYEEYRADIQQLQGEFAQLEVADEVRPMHKNYYHMLSYFFNRMDLAMDTYTKHSWEHFQYREDVQKVASWLNETSLSFIHHELQSYHELHHGILMKNQHHLSLGLMAVIFFFNLSLLFTYVFCKRVTDPIRFLAKQAKELSKGRFDIEDAPENRQDEFAILNRTFNQMKRSIQKLILEMKQKAALETELKEQTIQNIEMNHLLKEMELRTLQNQMNPHFLFNTLNTLSKMAYIEGAEKSSDLIVSVSSLLRYCLKSLDQPVTLKDEINHVRDYFEIQRSRFGQRVTFDMNIDSNDLSHTVPLLTLQPLVENACIHGIDTLEEGAVIRVNVYDTQGHTLIDVYDNGVGIDEETLEETLSHLQNQQVQQNDLQSTNRKGHTTGIGLSNVFKRLSLFYQDHNVMDIHSKPGEGTRIRLKLPKQNTQLNEGVS
- a CDS encoding response regulator transcription factor, whose protein sequence is MYKLLIVDDEGLERQALRSMLEQMMDDIEVVGEAENGRKAIELADQLRPDIVTMDIKMPGMDGLEAIEEIQTIEPNVKFIVLSAFDTFSYAQEAMKLKVTHYLLKPYKRDELIKTVGDICGQVDQEREERQEKRDLRDRVGHVQNLAEIEWVSTLIHDQVQDMSLQELNHLLDIKVHYGVGVILHCYTKDQCQMDQGQKQALYRHIKATIKKRTPCLVGPMMGQHLPIFILKEKENLSMSLRSHAVFAIRDLFKAVSKDSTFRTIHVCAGVGRQYDSLEGLKHSYHEALIASRDQFYKANIRFYEDLLQEGDSHGIPFDKEKLFIQAIQKSDEEQALPLFEALFTHILQTQEGQLAQIIRYVTELFVVMTRMNEELGGLTHEMTDFSHVSSIEQLRETALYRLKIIIKRMRDEDEKQSASLLEKAKLYIEEHYNEEMTLDSVSKYINLSPYYFSKIFKEAFQMNFIDYLTHIRIEKAKSLMASSSYSLKEICYEVGYRDPNYFSRVFKKSEGITPSEYRVKQGQS